Genomic window (Sediminispirochaeta smaragdinae DSM 11293):
AATGAGAAGTTTTTCAGATCGACTATCGCCTCTTCCCCGATCTTGAAAAAGCTATACCCCATTTCGGCATAGGTGGAGAGGTTTGCGGTTCCCACCTCATAGAGTACCGGCCATCCCATATAGCGGTCACTGAGGTCCTTTAATCGCCATAGGAGTTCTCGTCCTTCTTGCTTATCGCCAACAGGGTCCCCCATGACCGCCCATGTCCTTCCCGAGATTCCATACATGAGAAAGCTCTTACCGCTGGGAGAAAACAGCAACTCCTTATCTCCCAATAGTGCCAGCATGCCACCCGTCCCCTCAACTTCGGCAAGGATCTGCCGTACCTGTTCCATCTCCTTCTTGCCGGGCAAGGCAATTGAGGGGTTGGGAGAGCGGATGAGCATGACGATGCCGCTCCCTAAAAGGACCAGCATGATTCCCACCGTCGCCCGCAATGAACGTGGGGCGTAGCCGTGAAGACTCACCTGCCAGAATAGGTCACTGGAGTATTCCACATGCTTATGGGAAAAAAAACCGAGCCACAGTACCGTGATGATGGTCATTGCTATGGCCACGATCCACTCGGTACTAAAGAATTGACTTGTCAGGGATGTTTCCCGGTAGAAATACTTGCGACAAGGCAACAGGAGAAGGAACATGACGAAGAGGGTGATTGCCTCTTCGTAATCGAGGGCCTTTGTCAGAGAAAAGAGTGACCCCAACAAGAGCATCACCAGGGAGAGATAGTAAGCGGCATTCTTGCGTTTTAGCAGTCCATAGGCAAGTGGTAGGAGCATCGCTCCGGCACAACTGGCGAGGAAGTGGGTCATTTCTATTACCGGCAGGGGAATGACCTCTATCAGCAGATTCATGCGCTGGTTAATCTCCGGAGTCACACCGGAAAAGAGAAGCACAATGCCCCCCACGAAGACAAGGGCAGCAAAAATCGGTGGGATCAGTGTCGTTATTCCCCGAAAGAAAAAACGTGGAACCCGTTCGAAAATTTCGGCTCTGGCCTTTATCTCGTGGATGACCAGCATGATCAGTGCGACCAGAAAGGGAAGGAGATAATAAAAGAGGCGATAGGCAAATACATAGGCCGCACTTTGCTGCGGGCCGACGAGAGGAGAAAGGTAGAGTATCAGAACCGAATCGAGAACGCCGAGACCGCCGGGAACATTGGAGATGATGCCGAACACCTGTGCGGCCATAAAGACCCCGGTGATCATAAAAAAGGATATTCCCTCTACCGAATGCGGCAAAAGCACATAGAAGACCCCGACTGCCAGGAGCCAGTCGGCGCTGCTGACTACAAACTGCAGCAGGGCAAGCGGAAGCCTGGGCAGCGGAAACTGCAGCTTAGCTATTTTTATCTGACGACCTGATACGACCAGGACAAGATAGGCAACCACCAAAAGAAACATGACCACCCCGACGATGCGGACGCCCCATGGTGCCAAAGGAATCCAGTCCGGCAGCTGAACATTTCCCAGAGAGAATATTCCCGAACCGATGAGAAGAAATCCCAACCAAAAGGTGAGGGAACAAAGCGGGATGATTTTACCTACATCGATAGGAAGCAAGCCGTAGCGTGAATAGAGTCGAAACCGAAGAGAACCGGAAGAAAGCAGGGTCATTCCCACGTTATAGGAAATAGCGGTACTGATAAAAGAGACCTGTGCCGTTTGGGAATATTTCAACCTTTTGCCGATAACATGTAATGACAGAACATCATAAAGGGTAAGCACGATATATCCGGCAAGGGTCAGCAGCAGGGCCAAGAGTATCCGATCTAAAGGAATAAAGGCAATTTGTCGTTTGATTTCTTCGATATGGACCTGATGAAGTTCCTTGCTTATTACTACCAGTGAAAAAAGGAAAAACAGGAGGGGAATAACGGAAAATATGAACTTACGGAGATTCTTCCCCGCGAAAATAGTTGTTATCTGCATGATATGCGTTCTTTACTATAGTATATAGCACAGTAAGTGGCAATTTGAAAAAATACGGACGCTTATGTTATGAGAATTGCCAGAGCCCATTTACTATCAAATAGATAAGGTAGCTTAATGCTATAATCCATATGGAAATATTAATACAGTAACCAATAAAAGGGACAGTATACGTATATGTTAATGTCCGTTTTGGATAAGCACCAAAGGCCCTTGATTCCATTGCGATTGCAGACATTTTGGCTTTTCGAAGCCCGCTGACTATAAGTGGCACGGCAAGGCATTTCAGTATTCGTAGCCTCCCTTTAAGTCCCTTCTCTATTTCAAGGGTTCCTCTGACAATATGTGCATTTCGTATGTTTATCGCTTCGACTTCCATTATCGGAATGTACCGAAATGCAGCATAAAACGCAAATGCAAATCGATAAGGAATCCCTGCGCGTGCTACCATATCGTAAATCATGCGACGAGGCTCTGTCGTAATAATATAGGTTAATGCACTACTTCCTACGACAAAGACTCGTAGACAAAGATTAATACCGTTTCTAAATCCTTCATGTCCTATCTTGAGGTATCCGACTTGAAAATAGATAAGGCTCTCTTCTCCTGAGTAAAAAACAATCTGCATGAGGAACATAATAAATCCGAAAATCAGGAATATCGTGAAAGCAGAGAAAAAGTTTTTGGGAGGAAGTTTCGCGAGGATAAGACCGTTTAGGACTATGCAGAAAAAGAGAATCAACTGCAGAACCGGTTCTGTTATAAAATATGACAAAACTGCTATTCCAATGAGCCAGAACATTTTATTTATAGAGTCGATTTTTCCGAATATCGAATCGTTCTTTATGTACCCGAATTTTATCATAATCGTATCATCTCCGATTTAATGCCTCAATTAAGTCATCAGCAACCAAGCACTGATCCATAATTTTGCCTTTTGAATTTATACAGTCGAAGACTTTTAGGATTTCAGGCTTTTCAATCGCTTTTGTTTTTATTGCTTCAAGGTTATTAAAGAGGTCCTCAGGCTTTCCATCGAAAACCTTCTGCCCCTTGTCAAGAAGAATAACAGCATCGGCATATTTGGCAACCAGATAGGTGGTGTGTGTGATCATAATAATCGTAACACCCTCTTTGCACATTTTTAGTATGATATCCATCATATGTTTACAATTCTTATAGTCGAGACCTGCCGATGGCTCGTCAAGAATAAGAATCTGTGGTCTCTGTACAATCATTGTGGCAATACTAAGACGTCGTTTTTCTCCCATTCCCAAGGTTAAAGGGTGACGCTCCTCCAAACCTTCTAGTTCTACCGTTTTAAGTGTATCTTTTACAATGTCGTCGATCTGCTGTTGAGACAAAGACGTTTGTTTGAGCCCGTAAGCAATCTCTTCTGCGACCGAATTAGTAATAAATTGATGATCGGGATATTGAAATACGTAGCCGATTTTTCGGCATCGGTGAGATACTTTTTGGTCGGTAATATCTTGGCTATCAAGAATGATTGTGCCGGATTGTGATTTCAAGAGCCCAATAATGTTCATCGATAAAGTGGTTTTCCCTGAGCCGTTTTCCCCCATCACTGCGATAATAGACCCTTTATTGATTGAAAGAGAGAGATCTTGCAACAGCTTTTTTTGAGAAGAGTATCCAAAAGAGAGATCTTTGATTTCCAATGCTGTTTTCTTAGCGTAGTTTTCTTTCTTTTCTATCGTTTTCGTTGAAGATAAGCACGGAAACAGTATTTCTTTCTGTTCGACAAATTCTTGTACCGTAATCGGAAATCTATCAAATTCAAAACCTGTTTCTTCTATGGCAAAAGATAGTCTGCAAATTTCCGGAACCCATAGGCCATAATCCTGTTCAAGCTGCTGGCTCTTATGCCTGAAAATGTCTCTAGGGACTCCACTTTCAATGACTTTGCCATCTTCCATAATAATCAGCTTGTCAACATATTTTATGAGTTCATCAATTTGATGTTCTATAAGAATGAGCGTTAATCCTGTTTCCTGGTTTAACTTATAGAGTGTCTCGTAAATATCTTCCTTTCCCGATGGGTCTAAATTTGCAGTCGGCTGATCTAAAATTAAGATTTCTGGTTCCATCGCCA
Coding sequences:
- the mprF gene encoding bifunctional lysylphosphatidylglycerol flippase/synthetase MprF; amino-acid sequence: MQITTIFAGKNLRKFIFSVIPLLFFLFSLVVISKELHQVHIEEIKRQIAFIPLDRILLALLLTLAGYIVLTLYDVLSLHVIGKRLKYSQTAQVSFISTAISYNVGMTLLSSGSLRFRLYSRYGLLPIDVGKIIPLCSLTFWLGFLLIGSGIFSLGNVQLPDWIPLAPWGVRIVGVVMFLLVVAYLVLVVSGRQIKIAKLQFPLPRLPLALLQFVVSSADWLLAVGVFYVLLPHSVEGISFFMITGVFMAAQVFGIISNVPGGLGVLDSVLILYLSPLVGPQQSAAYVFAYRLFYYLLPFLVALIMLVIHEIKARAEIFERVPRFFFRGITTLIPPIFAALVFVGGIVLLFSGVTPEINQRMNLLIEVIPLPVIEMTHFLASCAGAMLLPLAYGLLKRKNAAYYLSLVMLLLGSLFSLTKALDYEEAITLFVMFLLLLPCRKYFYRETSLTSQFFSTEWIVAIAMTIITVLWLGFFSHKHVEYSSDLFWQVSLHGYAPRSLRATVGIMLVLLGSGIVMLIRSPNPSIALPGKKEMEQVRQILAEVEGTGGMLALLGDKELLFSPSGKSFLMYGISGRTWAVMGDPVGDKQEGRELLWRLKDLSDRYMGWPVLYEVGTANLSTYAEMGYSFFKIGEEAIVDLKNFSLEGKEAKKYRYTLNKLGSEGYRFTVLPSGEVNDHLQKLKQVSDAWLESKQAKEKGFSMGFFDEAYLKQTPCALVFKNDELVAFANIWRDGTGYELSVDLMRYLPSVSDNIMDYLFLNLFAWGKEQLFSRFNLGMAPLSGLENRALAPGWNKLGALIYQHGEAFYNFQGVRQYKEKFHPHWESRYIALPPRVGHYLIFIQIASLISGGLQGIITK
- a CDS encoding ABC transporter ATP-binding protein; this translates as MSEYEGSVYLRDFCFAFPDSETPFLKNIDISINKGEFVIITGPSSSGKSTLALCLVGIYPKVLGGSTSGTIKVGGLNVHKVETEDISTKAGIVFQDPDSQFCNLFVDEEVAFGPENLLVKATEISDRVNKYLKFVNLPKYNNKKIAELSGGQKQRVAIASVLAMEPEILILDQPTANLDPSGKEDIYETLYKLNQETGLTLILIEHQIDELIKYVDKLIIMEDGKVIESGVPRDIFRHKSQQLEQDYGLWVPEICRLSFAIEETGFEFDRFPITVQEFVEQKEILFPCLSSTKTIEKKENYAKKTALEIKDLSFGYSSQKKLLQDLSLSINKGSIIAVMGENGSGKTTLSMNIIGLLKSQSGTIILDSQDITDQKVSHRCRKIGYVFQYPDHQFITNSVAEEIAYGLKQTSLSQQQIDDIVKDTLKTVELEGLEERHPLTLGMGEKRRLSIATMIVQRPQILILDEPSAGLDYKNCKHMMDIILKMCKEGVTIIMITHTTYLVAKYADAVILLDKGQKVFDGKPEDLFNNLEAIKTKAIEKPEILKVFDCINSKGKIMDQCLVADDLIEALNRR
- a CDS encoding energy-coupling factor transporter transmembrane component T family protein, coding for MIKFGYIKNDSIFGKIDSINKMFWLIGIAVLSYFITEPVLQLILFFCIVLNGLILAKLPPKNFFSAFTIFLIFGFIMFLMQIVFYSGEESLIYFQVGYLKIGHEGFRNGINLCLRVFVVGSSALTYIITTEPRRMIYDMVARAGIPYRFAFAFYAAFRYIPIMEVEAINIRNAHIVRGTLEIEKGLKGRLRILKCLAVPLIVSGLRKAKMSAIAMESRAFGAYPKRTLTYTYTVPFIGYCINISIWIIALSYLIYLIVNGLWQFS